In the genome of Myxococcus stipitatus, one region contains:
- a CDS encoding radical SAM protein, with protein sequence MTSSLKLLFADPKGRVMEHPYLLATLRSGEELVPPQDKPIPLPSAGKLVHLPGRLPVGIHPKTGEMELVREMNVGGKSFIPNAVGALLPPGYTRTFLPGEVKGDGPVLPQWAYTAAAWGKDGPVAWAIHTDRRSHWDPERYSTPDMKALVTEHMARFPDNRVLKQLKTCALLYRCFTSQNTFYVRDEAAIPASVMCNARCVGCISDQPADGPPASHERMDDGPTGEEMGAIGLFHLENAPGRTMVSFGQGCEGEPLTRWKQIAEAIRYMRERTQKGSININTNASLTKGLEALLDAGLDAVRVSLNSASKGLYEAYYKPVKYGWEDVEASIALARERGAYLALNLLLFPGVTDREGEVKALERLVKKYKVDQVQTRSLAIDPLQYLEAARDVGAGGEAVGVRTLLNRLKAARPGLIIGNFARGLEERENAAGRR encoded by the coding sequence ATGACGTCCTCGCTGAAGCTGCTGTTCGCCGACCCCAAGGGGCGGGTGATGGAGCATCCCTACCTGCTGGCCACGCTGCGCAGTGGGGAGGAGCTCGTTCCGCCGCAGGACAAGCCCATCCCGCTGCCGTCCGCGGGGAAGCTGGTCCACCTGCCGGGCAGGCTCCCGGTCGGCATCCACCCCAAGACGGGGGAGATGGAGCTGGTGCGGGAGATGAACGTGGGCGGCAAGTCGTTCATCCCCAATGCCGTCGGGGCGCTCCTGCCACCGGGTTACACGCGGACCTTCCTGCCGGGCGAGGTGAAGGGCGACGGGCCGGTGCTGCCTCAGTGGGCGTACACGGCGGCGGCGTGGGGCAAGGATGGGCCCGTGGCGTGGGCCATCCACACGGACCGCCGCTCGCATTGGGACCCGGAGCGCTACTCCACGCCGGACATGAAGGCGCTGGTGACCGAGCACATGGCGCGCTTCCCGGACAACCGGGTGCTCAAGCAGCTGAAGACGTGCGCGCTGCTGTATCGCTGCTTCACGTCGCAGAACACCTTCTACGTCCGCGACGAGGCGGCCATCCCCGCGTCGGTGATGTGCAACGCGCGCTGCGTGGGCTGCATCTCGGACCAGCCCGCGGATGGCCCTCCGGCGTCACACGAGCGCATGGATGACGGGCCCACCGGGGAGGAGATGGGCGCCATCGGCCTGTTCCATCTGGAGAACGCGCCGGGCCGCACCATGGTGAGCTTCGGTCAGGGCTGCGAGGGCGAGCCGCTCACGCGCTGGAAGCAGATCGCGGAGGCCATCCGCTACATGCGCGAGCGCACGCAGAAGGGCTCCATCAACATCAACACCAACGCGAGCCTCACGAAGGGGCTGGAGGCGCTGCTCGACGCGGGCCTGGACGCCGTGCGCGTGTCGCTCAACTCGGCGTCGAAGGGGCTCTACGAGGCCTATTACAAGCCGGTGAAGTACGGCTGGGAGGACGTCGAGGCGTCCATCGCGCTCGCGCGGGAGCGGGGCGCATACCTGGCGCTCAACCTGCTCCTGTTCCCCGGCGTCACGGACCGCGAGGGCGAGGTGAAGGCCCTGGAGCGGCTGGTGAAGAAGTACAAGGTGGACCAGGTGCAGACGCGCTCGCTGGCCATCGACCCGCTCCAGTACCTGGAGGCGGCGCGGGACGTGGGGGCGGGTGGAGAGGCGGTGGGCGTGCGCACGCTGCTCAACCGCCTGAAGGCCGCGCGGCCCGGGCTCATCATCGGCAACTTCGCGCGGGGCCTGGAGGAGCGGGAGAACGCGGCCGGGCGCCGGTAG
- a CDS encoding response regulator — protein MSRVLVIDDSPMLVELTVRALTAAGYQASGAQDLASLDQKLSEGPFALILMDVNMPEMFGDDVVEYLRRQKKVTAKLVLYSDIPEAELAGKTKASGADGYILKSGGLEAVLGGVMGLIGAPALGVPAAVPPPPAAAAPAPAPAAPAASGGLKPAPTTGGRKPRILIVDDSEMTARIIEADLVAKGFEVHVADTADKATKIILKKQTRPDLVLLDVRMPNVNGEQFCRFIKSNSLFKGIKVLLCSGENVEELQRICREAGADGYIPKDAVMGNLVAKELMPTGNE, from the coding sequence ATGTCGCGCGTACTGGTCATTGACGACAGCCCGATGCTGGTGGAGCTCACCGTTCGGGCCCTCACCGCCGCCGGTTACCAGGCGAGCGGGGCTCAGGACCTGGCGAGCCTCGACCAGAAGCTCTCCGAGGGTCCGTTCGCGCTCATCCTCATGGACGTGAACATGCCGGAGATGTTCGGCGACGATGTCGTCGAATACCTGCGGCGCCAGAAGAAGGTCACCGCGAAGCTGGTCCTCTACTCCGACATCCCCGAGGCGGAGCTGGCCGGCAAGACGAAGGCCTCCGGCGCGGATGGCTACATCCTCAAGAGCGGAGGCCTGGAGGCCGTGCTCGGCGGGGTGATGGGCCTCATCGGGGCCCCGGCCCTGGGTGTTCCCGCCGCCGTCCCGCCTCCTCCGGCCGCCGCCGCGCCCGCACCCGCCCCCGCTGCTCCCGCCGCGTCCGGGGGGCTCAAGCCCGCGCCGACCACGGGGGGGCGCAAGCCGCGCATCCTCATCGTGGACGACAGCGAGATGACCGCGAGGATCATCGAAGCGGACCTGGTGGCCAAGGGCTTCGAGGTCCACGTCGCGGACACCGCCGACAAGGCCACGAAGATCATCCTCAAGAAGCAGACGCGTCCGGACCTGGTGCTGCTGGACGTGCGGATGCCCAACGTGAACGGCGAGCAGTTCTGCCGCTTCATCAAGAGCAACAGCCTCTTCAAGGGCATCAAGGTGCTCTTGTGCTCCGGCGAGAACGTCGAGGAGCTCCAGCGCATCTGCCGCGAGGCGGGCGCCGACGGCTACATCCCCAAGGACGCCGTGATGGGGAACCTGGTGGCCAAGGAGCTGATGCCCACGGGGAACGAGTAG
- a CDS encoding chemotaxis protein CheW: MAPDRAVAAQARPEQEFFCFRVGDLRLGVPSENVLEVFRAGLLTPLPRTPSFIMGVTGHRGEVLPVVDLLRFLSKGEARIGPRTRLFVGITGSIVAGVVADTVLGLRRIPVADILPPPLGGDAAAEHLLGVVQGATPLDSINLLNFSKLLQTARQRAVAR; this comes from the coding sequence ATGGCTCCGGACCGCGCCGTGGCCGCGCAGGCCCGGCCGGAGCAGGAGTTCTTCTGCTTCCGGGTGGGAGACCTGCGGCTCGGGGTGCCCAGCGAGAACGTCCTCGAGGTGTTCCGCGCGGGACTGCTCACCCCCCTGCCGAGGACTCCCTCCTTCATCATGGGCGTCACCGGCCACCGAGGTGAGGTGCTCCCGGTCGTCGACCTCCTGCGCTTCCTCTCCAAGGGGGAGGCACGCATCGGCCCCCGCACGCGCCTGTTCGTCGGCATCACCGGCAGCATCGTCGCCGGGGTCGTGGCGGACACGGTGCTGGGGCTGCGGCGCATCCCCGTCGCGGACATCCTCCCGCCGCCCCTGGGGGGAGATGCCGCCGCTGAACACCTGCTGGGCGTGGTGCAGGGCGCCACGCCCCTGGACAGCATCAACCTGCTGAACTTCTCCAAGCTGCTGCAGACGGCGCGGCAGCGGGCGGTGGCTCGATGA
- a CDS encoding Frizzy aggregation protein FrzB, which yields MNDESLGFEEKSGEVDILFFEIGGGLFGADASQVLRIDRSLPEDITLPELGPLHRGNRALVFDTPEGEGHLKVDAVNGVRSIPVTQLRRMPPTAGAAPYAVGVCLEEARTVLLIDLVETARTQETQGRH from the coding sequence ATGAACGACGAGTCGCTGGGCTTCGAGGAGAAGTCCGGGGAAGTGGACATCCTCTTCTTCGAGATTGGTGGCGGCCTGTTCGGCGCGGACGCGTCGCAGGTGCTGCGAATCGACCGTTCGTTGCCGGAGGACATCACCCTGCCGGAGCTGGGGCCGTTGCACCGAGGCAACCGCGCACTCGTCTTCGATACGCCCGAGGGCGAAGGGCACCTCAAGGTGGACGCCGTCAATGGCGTGCGCTCCATCCCCGTCACGCAGCTTCGCCGGATGCCGCCCACCGCGGGCGCGGCCCCGTATGCCGTCGGGGTGTGTCTGGAAGAAGCTCGCACCGTTCTGCTGATTGACCTGGTGGAGACCGCCAGGACCCAAGAAACTCAAGGAAGGCACTGA
- a CDS encoding methyl-accepting chemotaxis protein has translation MSLDTPNEKPASKARSARKAPASKAAAAAPAAPLKAFTDTLLTVLAGNLQARVPKELVGEGGEEMAHLLNQVLDNFASSEHRKHVAAQEIDQALDALISLVREGDLSRWNTTTEDPQLGPLLEGFGKVIETLRTFVREINEAALRLSSSANQVLAASTQHETSSTEQAAAIHETTATMEELKHASAQIAENAGSVARVAEETLGAARAGRGAIGEFIQAMQQIRSDGVAVADSIAKLSKRVERIGTVVEVIDEIADRSDLLALNAALEGSRAGEAGKGFSIVAAEMRRLAENVLDSTKEIKNLITEIREATAAAAGAAEASKSATESGEKLGAVAAQAVEGILAGVQETSDAARVINLATQQQRTATEQVVASMAEIEDVTRQTTQASKQATGAAAELTQLAARLAELIKRFKAD, from the coding sequence ATGTCCCTGGACACCCCGAACGAGAAGCCCGCGTCCAAGGCCCGTTCCGCCCGGAAGGCCCCGGCCTCCAAGGCGGCGGCTGCCGCTCCCGCGGCCCCCCTCAAGGCCTTCACCGACACGCTGCTGACGGTGCTGGCCGGCAACCTCCAGGCCCGCGTCCCCAAGGAGCTGGTGGGCGAGGGTGGCGAGGAGATGGCCCACCTGCTCAACCAGGTGCTGGACAACTTCGCCAGCTCCGAGCACCGCAAGCACGTGGCGGCGCAGGAGATCGACCAGGCCCTGGACGCGCTCATCAGCCTGGTGCGCGAGGGCGACCTGTCGCGCTGGAACACCACCACCGAGGACCCCCAGCTGGGGCCCTTGCTGGAGGGCTTCGGCAAGGTCATCGAGACGCTGCGCACCTTCGTGCGGGAGATCAACGAGGCGGCGCTGCGGCTGTCCTCGTCCGCCAACCAGGTGCTGGCCGCGTCGACGCAGCACGAGACGTCCTCCACCGAGCAGGCTGCCGCCATCCACGAGACGACGGCGACCATGGAGGAGCTGAAGCACGCCTCCGCGCAGATCGCCGAGAACGCGGGCAGCGTGGCGCGCGTGGCCGAGGAGACGCTCGGCGCGGCGCGCGCGGGCCGGGGCGCCATCGGTGAGTTCATCCAGGCCATGCAGCAGATCCGCAGCGACGGCGTCGCGGTGGCGGACTCCATCGCCAAGCTGTCCAAGCGCGTGGAGCGCATCGGCACGGTGGTGGAGGTCATCGACGAGATCGCCGACCGCTCGGACCTGCTCGCGCTGAACGCGGCGCTGGAAGGCAGCCGCGCGGGTGAGGCGGGCAAGGGCTTCTCCATCGTCGCGGCGGAGATGCGCCGCCTGGCGGAGAACGTCCTGGACTCCACCAAGGAGATCAAGAACCTCATCACCGAGATTCGCGAGGCCACGGCCGCCGCCGCGGGCGCCGCCGAGGCGTCCAAGTCCGCCACCGAGTCCGGCGAGAAGCTGGGCGCGGTCGCCGCGCAGGCCGTCGAGGGCATCCTCGCCGGCGTGCAGGAGACGAGCGACGCGGCTCGCGTCATCAACCTCGCCACGCAGCAGCAGCGCACGGCCACCGAGCAGGTGGTGGCGTCCATGGCGGAGATCGAGGACGTGACGCGCCAGACGACGCAGGCGTCGAAGCAGGCGACGGGAGCGGCCGCGGAGCTCACGCAGCTGGCCGCTCGACTGGCGGAGCTCATCAAGCGCTTCAAGGCCGACTAG
- a CDS encoding hybrid sensor histidine kinase/response regulator → MDTEALKKSLLKKFQEVTADRLQKIQLGVLDLEKETADQAADDVARELHTMKGEARMLGLAAIGQLAHAAEDVLRAEREGRTATEIATDVMLRACDVLSDLIEDLSGANLGTSASEEMVRAMEGVSGQSAPPLPGARPAPTPPPMPVAAPPPVVAAPVAPVVHAPAPVAAPAPVAPPAAHAPAHGPGKGEEEAPSAAKSAIADRTIRVNVEVLDSLGLLAGDLLVESARGRLRSSETEALFERFSRLGDRFMRLAEHLELPTEVRTLLDRVESDLHMLRDDAFRFVRRNDDGINTLHGNLSKMADHVAEARLVPLSTVFDAFPRAVRDMARTQSKEVDLLIENADIGVDRSMLGDVRDALVHLLRNAVDHGLESPDTRQQLGKPLMGRIRIRVRVDGDMLHIEVEDDGRGIDPERLRQVAINKRLITAVQAAALSEREAIELIFRPGFSTREQVSELSGRGVGMDVVKRKVETLGGSVGVNSRIGRGTTITLRLPQSLALMKVLLVRLGDDVYGMPAADVEAVMRVKPEDRLEIFGTLAVRHRGKPTALVALGPLLGLNGGNRFDRPPAVVVRHGEDHAALVVDGFVDEREVAVKPCGGEFLKGAPFIAGTAALEDGRIAVLLHVPDIMAEVRRMARPVTQAPTAKRLRVLLVDDSPIARATEGALVKALGHMVEEAQDGEEAYGKVQNNSYDLILTDVQMPKMDGFSLARRLKSTPAVARIPVIILSSLASPEDKRRGLDAGADAYLVKGELGVEVLAQAIDRLT, encoded by the coding sequence ATGGACACCGAGGCACTCAAGAAATCCCTCCTGAAGAAGTTCCAGGAGGTCACGGCCGACCGCCTCCAGAAGATCCAACTGGGCGTGTTGGACCTGGAGAAGGAAACCGCGGATCAAGCCGCGGACGACGTCGCGCGCGAGCTGCACACGATGAAGGGCGAGGCCCGCATGTTGGGCCTGGCCGCCATCGGGCAGCTGGCGCACGCCGCCGAGGACGTCCTGCGCGCCGAGCGCGAGGGCCGCACCGCCACGGAGATCGCCACGGACGTCATGCTCCGTGCCTGCGACGTGCTCTCCGACCTCATCGAGGACCTGTCGGGCGCCAACCTGGGCACGTCGGCCAGCGAGGAGATGGTGCGCGCGATGGAGGGCGTCTCGGGCCAGTCAGCGCCCCCGCTCCCCGGCGCGCGTCCCGCGCCGACGCCGCCTCCCATGCCGGTGGCCGCGCCGCCCCCCGTGGTGGCCGCGCCCGTCGCGCCAGTGGTTCATGCGCCGGCGCCCGTGGCGGCTCCTGCTCCCGTGGCGCCGCCCGCGGCCCACGCGCCAGCACATGGGCCGGGCAAGGGCGAGGAAGAGGCTCCCAGTGCGGCGAAGTCGGCCATCGCGGACCGCACCATCCGGGTGAACGTGGAGGTGCTGGACTCGCTGGGACTGCTCGCGGGTGACCTGCTCGTGGAGAGCGCCCGGGGGCGGCTGCGCAGCTCGGAGACGGAAGCGCTGTTCGAGCGCTTCAGCCGGCTGGGTGACCGCTTCATGCGGCTGGCGGAGCACCTGGAGCTTCCGACCGAGGTCCGCACGCTACTGGACCGCGTGGAGAGCGACCTCCACATGTTGCGCGACGATGCGTTCCGCTTCGTGCGCCGCAACGACGACGGCATCAACACGCTGCACGGCAACCTGTCGAAGATGGCGGACCACGTGGCCGAGGCCCGGCTGGTGCCGCTGTCCACCGTGTTCGACGCCTTCCCTCGCGCGGTGCGCGACATGGCGCGCACGCAGTCGAAGGAAGTGGACCTGCTCATCGAGAACGCCGACATCGGCGTGGACCGGTCCATGCTGGGCGACGTGCGCGACGCGCTGGTGCACCTCTTGCGCAACGCGGTGGACCACGGCCTGGAGTCTCCCGACACGCGCCAGCAGCTCGGCAAGCCGCTCATGGGGCGCATCCGCATCCGCGTCCGCGTGGACGGCGACATGCTCCACATCGAGGTGGAGGACGACGGGCGCGGCATCGACCCGGAGCGCCTGCGCCAGGTCGCCATCAACAAGCGCCTCATCACCGCCGTCCAGGCCGCCGCGCTGTCGGAGCGCGAGGCCATCGAGCTCATCTTCCGTCCCGGCTTCTCCACCCGCGAGCAGGTCAGCGAGCTGTCCGGCCGTGGCGTGGGCATGGACGTGGTGAAGCGCAAGGTGGAGACGCTCGGCGGCTCCGTGGGCGTCAACAGCCGCATCGGCCGTGGCACCACCATCACCCTGCGGCTGCCGCAGTCGCTCGCGTTGATGAAGGTGCTGCTGGTGCGCCTGGGCGACGACGTCTATGGCATGCCCGCCGCGGACGTGGAAGCCGTGATGCGCGTCAAGCCGGAGGACCGGCTCGAGATCTTCGGCACCCTGGCGGTGCGTCACCGGGGCAAGCCCACGGCGCTCGTGGCGCTGGGACCTCTGCTGGGCCTCAACGGTGGCAATCGGTTCGACCGTCCGCCCGCCGTGGTGGTTCGCCATGGCGAGGACCACGCGGCGCTCGTCGTCGACGGCTTCGTCGATGAGCGCGAGGTCGCCGTGAAGCCGTGTGGCGGTGAGTTCCTCAAGGGCGCGCCCTTCATCGCGGGCACCGCCGCGCTGGAGGACGGCCGCATCGCCGTGCTGCTGCACGTCCCGGACATCATGGCGGAGGTCCGCCGCATGGCGCGTCCCGTCACCCAGGCGCCCACGGCCAAGCGGCTGCGGGTGCTGCTGGTGGACGACTCGCCCATCGCACGCGCCACCGAAGGCGCGCTCGTCAAGGCGCTGGGCCACATGGTCGAAGAGGCCCAGGACGGCGAGGAGGCCTACGGCAAGGTGCAGAACAACAGCTACGATCTCATCCTCACCGACGTGCAGATGCCGAAGATGGACGGCTTCTCGCTCGCGCGCAGGTTGAAGTCGACGCCGGCCGTGGCGCGCATCCCGGTCATCATCCTGTCCTCGCTCGCCTCTCCCGAGGACAAGCGGCGCGGGCTGGACGCGGGCGCGGATGCCTATCTCGTCAAGGGAGAGCTGGGCGTGGAAGTGCTCGCGCAGGCCATTGATCGGCTGACCTGA
- a CDS encoding chemotaxis protein CheB, with protein sequence MAFRVLMVGKGLRALAARGLFDGESLVPVGPVEVDFPGALVAVQRHFPDVLLVDLTGLEALEAIEQVMAERPVPVLALHPGVLSGQEAFQAVALGALDVAERPAVPGPEFWAHISRKLVLLAQVKAVRQTRSSSKQPREELPAPPFPLVAIAASLGGPKAVAQVLRKIPRDFPAPIAYCQHISEGFTEGLAHWLTMETALGVREAEHGMSMAPGTVYIAPSGSHLLVRPEGRLELDSGPALRGFRPSCDMLLTSAAESFGSRCVGVILTGMGRDGARGMKEIRERGGRTIAQDEGTSAVWGMPREAVLLGAAQEVLPLERIGPTLLQWVDAC encoded by the coding sequence ATGGCATTCAGGGTGCTCATGGTGGGCAAGGGGCTGCGCGCGCTCGCGGCCCGAGGCCTGTTCGACGGCGAGTCGCTCGTCCCGGTCGGTCCCGTGGAGGTGGACTTCCCGGGCGCGCTCGTCGCCGTGCAGCGTCACTTCCCGGACGTGCTGCTGGTGGACCTCACGGGCCTGGAGGCCCTGGAGGCCATCGAGCAGGTCATGGCGGAGCGGCCCGTGCCGGTGCTCGCGCTGCACCCGGGCGTCCTCTCGGGACAGGAGGCCTTCCAGGCCGTCGCGCTCGGCGCGCTGGACGTGGCGGAGCGCCCGGCGGTTCCGGGTCCCGAGTTCTGGGCCCACATCTCACGCAAGCTGGTGCTCCTGGCGCAGGTGAAGGCCGTGCGCCAGACGCGCTCGTCCTCGAAGCAGCCCCGGGAGGAACTGCCCGCGCCGCCGTTCCCCCTGGTGGCCATCGCCGCGTCCCTGGGCGGGCCCAAGGCCGTCGCACAGGTCCTGCGGAAGATTCCGCGAGACTTTCCCGCGCCCATCGCCTACTGCCAGCACATCAGCGAGGGTTTCACGGAGGGCCTCGCGCACTGGCTGACCATGGAGACGGCGCTCGGAGTGAGGGAGGCGGAGCACGGCATGTCGATGGCGCCGGGGACGGTGTACATCGCACCGTCGGGCAGTCACCTGTTGGTGAGACCCGAGGGCAGGCTGGAGTTGGACTCGGGGCCCGCGCTCCGGGGATTCCGGCCTTCGTGTGACATGCTGCTCACTTCGGCCGCGGAGTCCTTCGGCTCGCGCTGTGTCGGCGTCATTCTCACGGGAATGGGGCGTGATGGCGCGCGGGGAATGAAGGAGATCCGTGAGCGGGGAGGGCGGACCATCGCTCAGGATGAGGGGACGTCCGCGGTGTGGGGCATGCCTCGCGAGGCGGTGCTGCTCGGGGCGGCGCAGGAAGTCCTGCCGCTGGAGCGCATTGGTCCCACGTTGTTGCAGTGGGTGGATGCGTGCTGA
- a CDS encoding CheR family methyltransferase, with translation MLNVSNKVLQQLAALLLERAGLKITPDGFHSLRLALSTRMPVLGVEEPERYLQRLNGPGGEEELRSLLPLVTVGHTEFFRDAKQFRALEKSVLPDLLARARREMRKVSVWSAGCATGEEPYSVAMVLAELGALSVEVDLWATDLNLAAVEAARQGRFSQRRAISISPERLSRFFRPVEDGYEALTTLREYIRFDGQNLAVPVFDKVALGSLDLILCRNVIIYFDLPTIRGLMDRFLAALRPGGLLFLGYSESLFKVYDRFEMIEVDGAFVYRRPPGDRGVRPPPLRIHPYPGTATQEPRAPEPEPFSPAVYARPPVDGAAQGVRPRTAPVDPSVRGPGAMSGTFPTVGTPPAASAPPPVGTRSNDLGRPRITVEIPTVGSLDAGRTRPTVELPAVQMPPRATSSGEPSAPAAWPKLLPPAERLAMAVRKMTQGDFPGAIAGVERLLVDEPSDLDALLTLGNLYSLTGRIPEARETFAQAILREPLCVEARVFGGVAALQAGELKEARSELGKALFLEPTLAIGHYLLAQVQERSHESDSARRSYRNAIAQLRFPQRTLAGHYPEMPDSAEAISRAARYALAALEEQPPH, from the coding sequence GTGCTGAACGTGAGCAACAAAGTGCTTCAACAGCTCGCCGCGCTCCTCTTGGAGCGTGCGGGGTTGAAGATCACTCCGGATGGCTTCCACAGCTTGCGGCTGGCGCTGTCCACGCGCATGCCGGTGCTCGGTGTGGAGGAGCCGGAGCGCTATCTCCAGCGGCTGAACGGGCCTGGAGGCGAGGAGGAGCTGCGCTCGCTGCTGCCCCTGGTGACGGTGGGGCACACGGAGTTCTTCCGCGACGCCAAGCAGTTCCGCGCGCTGGAGAAGAGCGTGCTGCCGGACCTGCTGGCGCGGGCGCGGCGGGAGATGCGCAAGGTCTCCGTCTGGTCCGCGGGCTGCGCGACGGGCGAGGAGCCCTACAGCGTGGCCATGGTGCTGGCGGAGCTGGGCGCGCTCTCGGTCGAGGTGGACCTGTGGGCCACGGACCTGAACCTCGCGGCCGTCGAGGCCGCGCGTCAGGGCCGCTTCTCGCAGCGGCGCGCCATCAGCATCAGCCCGGAGCGGCTCAGCCGGTTCTTCCGCCCCGTCGAGGACGGCTACGAGGCGCTGACCACCCTGCGTGAGTACATCCGCTTCGATGGCCAGAACCTGGCGGTTCCCGTCTTCGACAAGGTCGCGCTCGGCTCGCTGGACCTCATCCTCTGCCGCAACGTCATCATCTACTTCGACCTGCCCACCATCCGCGGGTTGATGGACCGGTTCCTCGCGGCGCTGCGGCCCGGGGGCCTGCTCTTCCTGGGGTACTCGGAGAGCCTCTTCAAGGTCTACGACCGCTTCGAGATGATCGAAGTGGATGGCGCCTTCGTCTACCGCCGTCCGCCTGGGGACCGGGGCGTGCGCCCGCCGCCGCTGCGCATCCACCCGTACCCTGGAACGGCCACGCAGGAGCCGCGCGCGCCGGAGCCGGAGCCGTTCTCTCCCGCCGTGTACGCGCGTCCGCCGGTGGATGGGGCGGCTCAGGGAGTCCGGCCCCGCACGGCTCCAGTGGACCCCAGCGTCCGGGGGCCAGGGGCGATGTCCGGGACGTTCCCCACCGTGGGGACTCCGCCCGCCGCGTCCGCGCCACCGCCTGTCGGCACGCGGAGCAACGACCTGGGACGGCCTCGCATCACGGTCGAGATTCCCACCGTGGGCTCCTTGGACGCGGGCCGCACGCGGCCCACGGTGGAGCTGCCCGCGGTGCAGATGCCTCCTCGCGCCACGTCCTCGGGCGAGCCCTCCGCGCCCGCGGCCTGGCCGAAGCTGCTGCCTCCGGCGGAGCGGTTGGCCATGGCGGTGCGGAAGATGACGCAGGGCGATTTCCCGGGGGCCATCGCGGGCGTCGAGCGGCTGCTGGTGGATGAGCCCAGCGACCTGGATGCGCTCCTGACGCTGGGGAACCTCTACTCGCTCACGGGACGCATCCCGGAGGCGCGGGAGACGTTCGCCCAGGCCATCCTGCGCGAGCCGCTGTGCGTGGAGGCACGCGTGTTCGGAGGCGTGGCGGCGCTGCAGGCGGGGGAGCTGAAGGAGGCGCGCTCCGAGCTGGGCAAGGCGCTGTTCCTGGAGCCCACGCTGGCCATTGGCCACTACCTGCTGGCGCAGGTGCAGGAGCGCAGCCACGAGTCGGATTCGGCGCGCCGGAGCTATCGCAACGCGATTGCCCAGCTTCGCTTCCCCCAGCGCACGCTGGCGGGGCACTACCCGGAGATGCCCGACTCGGCGGAGGCCATCTCCCGCGCGGCGCGCTATGCACTCGCCGCGCTGGAAGAACAGCCTCCGCACTGA
- a CDS encoding polyhydroxyalkanoic acid system family protein has protein sequence MGMMKFDIPHSLPKEEVKKRVEQLLQYWGGKYGVKADWQGEGAKIVGKVMGIKLDASFVITDKAVEGEGTDPGMLLRGQATKYLKEKFSSVLDPSKSLDQVKGALS, from the coding sequence ATGGGCATGATGAAGTTCGATATTCCCCACTCCCTCCCGAAGGAGGAGGTCAAGAAGCGCGTCGAGCAGCTGCTTCAGTACTGGGGAGGCAAGTACGGAGTGAAGGCGGACTGGCAGGGCGAGGGCGCCAAGATTGTCGGCAAGGTGATGGGCATCAAGCTGGATGCGTCCTTCGTCATCACCGACAAGGCCGTCGAGGGTGAAGGCACGGACCCCGGCATGCTGCTGCGCGGCCAGGCCACGAAGTACCTGAAGGAGAAGTTCAGCTCGGTGCTGGACCCGAGCAAGTCGCTGGACCAGGTGAAGGGCGCCCTGAGCTGA